Within the Zingiber officinale cultivar Zhangliang unplaced genomic scaffold, Zo_v1.1 ctg66, whole genome shotgun sequence genome, the region ATTCTATAGAATGGTGAAATTTACACAGGAAGAGGTAGATCAGAGTTTGCAGGTGAATTTGGATCAACTGGAGTCAattcaagatcacacttgggtgTATAACATAATGTAGGCAAATTGTGATGAGAATTTATAATTGAGGAGTTTGGAAAAGAGAATTGTAGGTTCACACTGAATAATGTATACGTTTCTTTGTGTTAACTAAGGCTCTGACATATAAATTTGAACATTGCAGGTCAGAGATTTGGTGCTGACAAGGCTAGATTTAAATCAGCCAACAGAATAGGGGAAGTTGGTGCTCAACTGGGAGGGTCATATTGCGTGAGAGTGAAAGTTTGGTCTGGAACTTTCAAGTTGGAGATAATGGAAGAAAAGGATATTCCAAGGAGCTGGAATCTTGCCAACTTGATCAAGTTCTACATCTAGGGTCAATTGAGCTTTAGGCCACAAGTTTGAACTTTGTTCCTGAAAAGGTTTTCTTTTCTAAATTCCTCAGTGTAAACTTGAGAAAGGCTTACAAAATATAGATTTTATATGGTAAAGAAATATAATCAAATTTAGCACTTAAATAGGTTGATCCTTGATTGCTTCTTTTTTGATTAAAGGTGTTCCTTGCCTAGTAGGAGTAGGGACTAAATTGACTGATAAACAATTTTTAAGTTAACTGTTTAATCTACCAAACCATGATAGAATTCGGCCACAGAATTATAAGTATTTCACTTCAAATGTCACAGAATCATTCTCTATGCAACATATTTTGGGTCATATATTACCTCAGTTATACAACTTAACAAACTAAAAGATCACATATTCATTAGGGCTTCCAACTTCCAACCTCCTTAGCCTAGTACATCTCTCGAATCACCGCCATTCACTAATTGAATTTTGATAAGAGAATGAGGGAATGAATGTTGAAGATGATATAGATTACTCAGCTGATATAGATACTGTTTGCGACAATATAATACTGATGAGAAAGCAGAAGTaagaagaacacaaggaagatgAGTGGGAAGATGGAATAGGAGATTTGGAAAATGTTAGCCTGCATGTGAGAGGGTGGAGAAGGTTTCAACAATCACAGGGAGAGAAGGTTCTGTTTAAGAGGAGAAATGACTATGGGATAGTTGCCCCCAATTTTCTAACCCAAGCTTAAGGAAAATATTGCAGATTTGGTCggggtcccagaatttgggagaAATTAAACTAGTGAAAAAAATCCTTGTTATTCTCGAGATTATGAGGTGCCCTTTGATAATCTTAAAATAATGGGGATACCTTTGATCTTAATCAATATTAAGCTCATTGACATGATTTTTGCCCATTTCTATTTATTGTAGGGTAAATTGCTAAAATATAGCTTGAACTTTGAAGCCTATAACAAGTATGATCACACCAAAAATTGTAACAAGTACATAAAAGTAAATCGTGACAGTGATAGTCACTTGTAGACTAATTGTTCAAACAACTATGTTGATCAACACATGACATGTTTGTGTGAGTCTGTTTCACATCAAACGTCATGTAAGACTATTTATTcatttctaagtttttttttctaaattccaGAATTTAAATAGATATGCCACTTCTAGATGTTAAATTGTAATCCTACATGATGTGGTCTCATGAAAGTAGCACGTACAAAATTATGATTGTTTGGGCAAGAAGGTATCATCATCATTGGGTTGACAACATTGATCTTGCCCCTCCATTCAactatatgaaaactacatcattAGTAATATTCAAATCTGATGGTGTCCTTTTCGTTTGCTCAGGGTCCTCCTCTCCAGAAATGTCATGTGATGCTGCGATTGTCTCCCATTCAGTCCAAGTCCGGTGGTTGGCCGGCTTTACCGGCGCGGTTACTCCAACGTTCAAGTTAGTTCTAGATTTAGGAATAGAACTTGTAGACACgagaaagaagaaggaatgaaaGTGTTAGAGAATTAGGGTCTAGTGGAGAAGAGTCACCTCTGCACACGAGAAGAAAACTATCTTTTTCTCACTTACCTCCGTCCATCTTTATATAGCCCTCTCGAAGGGAATCTCCATATAGTACATTGTCGGGCTGTTGAGGGGCTAAGGGCAACAACCGTTAGCTCGTACACTGATATTGTACGGCTTTTTGCAGGTAGATTGTTGAGCTGTTTGGAGTTGTCAGATGTTGAGACTGTGTATGAGTTTCCGAGTCTTGTAGCACCGTCGGAACTGTAGCATCTCAGGTACTGTAGCATCCTATGAACTGTAGTAACCTGGCTATTGTAACTCTTCGGTTACTACAGCTCCATGCTGGTTACTGCAACATTCGGAGAACTGTATTTCCCTGAGTAAGTTACTGCAGCATCCTGAGAAGTGTAGTTTCTCAACTACTGTAGCTGTCTAGTTAGTGTAGCATAATGAGAACCGTAGTGGCGTAGTTTCCTGAGCACTGTAGCTTTCTGGTTACCCTAGCATCCAGAACACTGTAGCTTTCTAGTTAACTGTAGTTTCTGCAGCTTTCTGGTATTGTAGCATCCTGGAAATTGTGGTTTCCTGAGCATTGTAGCTTTTTGGTTATGTTGCTCGGGAAAGATGACCAGCGGGTTGGGTTGCTCGGGAAACGACTCGGGGTGCTCGGGAATAACTCCAGATACCATCAAaatccattaatttttttttattatgtcagAGTTTTCTTTAGTCCCTCCCCTTACACCTTAAATTCTAAATAATTTAACTTGTCTAGCTATATAATCCATTGGCCTTCTTTGAACCATCTTAGCCTATTTTCTTTTATATTACCAGTATTGGAGCTAAACCAAATTGCTGCTGACtagatttcttttaattttacaatGGCCATAATTGTtacaattttaaaatttggtATATATGTTTTATTGAGATTCTTGATTTTGACCATATTAACAACAAATTTCAAAGCTTGGGTCCTTTTTGCAATTGACCCTCTATTCTGTTTGCACGCATCAGGAAGATTGACTTGTTTTACCACCTGATGCACCCTACAAGGGCTGTACTTGTCTGAGTTTAGATCAGTATTGTTATAAATGCTAGATTTCATATAAGAGATTACATAGTCATTTTCACATGTTCATTGAAGAcaaaatcctttttttttttttttttttttttgaaatgtttGATATGATGCTATCACATCTGTCTACAGAAATTTTCCTCAAGGGACCATCAGCGATATGGTGGAGGATGTCTCCGAAGGCATCTCGTTTGTGTGCAAAAATGCTGAGTGTTATGGTTGTGATCCAAATAGGTAAAATGGTCTTTTTCTTATAACAATTTGTAAATGTTTAATATCTATGCAATAAAATTAGAATATCCTTTTGAATGAGGACTTGATCCGAAGTCTAGGGAAGAATGAAATACATTAAATATTTATACATGTTGAACTTTTGTAGGCAACCTCTTCAAGGTAATCTACCACAAACACTTTTCTGTAATGGTTTGCCACTGTTGAAATACAAATGTGAAAGGATCTCCTGTCTTTATATTTGAAATAGATAACTTGAAATTTATATTACTACATGTTTAATCATAGGAGGGACTAAAATATTTGTCATTTATTTTTTGGTTAAAGAGGAACAGACAGAGTCTAAGCGGTCTAACTTAAGTGCAATGCACACAAGGACATAGATACCATGTGTATTGAAGATATCAATGGGCCTAtagttttgtttaatttgttaCTTATGGTCTAACCAAGAAAGGCTTGAATGATTAACTGCTAAGTCTACACTAATTTGTCAGTTTCTATATTATTTTTGTATCCCTCCTTTACCAATTTGTAatagttttatattatttttgtaatattttactcATTTTTTACTTGTAGGATTTATTTGATGGGACAATCAGCTGGTGCACATATTGCTGCTTGTACTATTCTGAACCAGACAATAAAAGAAAGTGGAGAAAAAGAGAGCATTACATGGTCCATCTCACAAATAAAAGCATACTTTGGAATATCTGGCGGGCAAGTTTTCTCTTGTTTATACATTGACATTGCTACCTCAAATATGTCTTCTAGGCTTGCAACAATAGCTACTATTGGTATTTTGCTTTGCTTTTTAGCTTTAAGCATGCATAGTTTAGGTTGtcttgattttatgtttatgtcaATTCATAGTGTTTAAGATGGATATTTTGTTCATAGATTGTGGCCTATTTAGTTGATGTACCTTTGATCGTCTGAATGGTAATTATACAACACAAATATAGAACAAAGAATAGCTATTTATTTCCTTTGTTTTCACAGGTCAACTGGCCTACACTGAATGATATCAAGTTTGCTAGGAATAGACTCTACTTAAAATATAGAAGTTAACCTTCAGAACTAAAACCATGAGAGACTAAATTGGTTTGCTAGATGTCAAATAGTCCAAATTGCAGATCAACACAAATGAGGCAATAGACAATTGCTATGCAAAGGTGCTAGCTGTCCAACAGAATCCTAGCAGAATGATTCAATATCTTACATGCCACCCACAAATCTGACATCAGTCATGGTTAGCTCGCGAAGAAATTCTATAGCTAAGCCTCTTCTTATTTTGCTCAAGTTTTGGCTTGGGCATAGGAGAGAGGACACCCATATTGAGGCATTCgccttctattttttttctttgttattTGTAGATTTTATCTTTTGGATGAGTTTGTTAATGTTTTGAAGGGTATCCTTGGCATAACGGTAAAGTTGCTGTCATGTGACCACTAGTTTGAGTTACGTAAGCAATCTCTTGCAATGCAGAATAAGGTTATGTATAATAGACCTTTCCCCAGACCCCGCATTGGTGACAACATCATGCACTGAGCTACTCTTAATGGGTTTGTTAATGTTTTGGGGAAAGTGCCCATAAATGTGATCTTGGACTCATTCAAACACTAGGACTACCTTTGgtatctaaattttttattttttatatctttGTTCTTAGTTTGTGAAAAATAGTTtgagaaaaatttcaaaattggtatgttgaaattgaaaataaaaaaattaaaattgttagaTGATTCAAATTTATTCTTTATCTGGTTTAACTAACTTACTAaatgtatattttatatttattataattacaattaaatttatcaataatATGGAATAATGTTTTGATTACTATACAAATCTATTTAGAGAAAGTTAACTGAATTATCCATAAATTATAGAATATACAAAAACAAGTGTAGCCAGAACAAgacaaaaggaaaataaaacttaTTAAATTCAACTATTCACATTAACTCCCATGTGGCTGTAAATTAAGTACATTCTTATCATACTAGATCATTGGGTTGTCTGCTAGGATGACCAATCTTAAACTATGGTAAGGTATGCATGTTGTCTTCTCGTTGTTACCTTCAAGGTATCATAGGCCCTCAATACATGGTAATTCTGGATGAAATTCACTATGTTGCTTCCCTTCCACTTGAGTTGTCTACTTTCAAATAAATATGACTAGTAAATAAATTGCCAATAATGTTGACATTTTAAACATGTTAAAGAGAAATATATAACAATCATCTCAATGAGctaactatatataataattctaataaactcaaattttactataatttaaacaaattttgcTTATAATGTATACTTAATAATAACTATGTTATCTACTAAGTTATTATATCAATACTCAATATCTATTAATATCAGATATGATTAGTATTTACCATATATATATTGATAAattttcaattaacttaaaataaatttaactaaatatgTTATTAGTCtattgttttatataaaatataatctaACTGATATTTTATTAAAGATATAATTTAACTGAATGTTTAGCTATAAGTACTAATTTAAGTTATTAAtgctaattttaattaatataagttTATAATAAAATAGCCTGGTTATAACTTAGGGTCTCACGCTCTGTAAGGGGGAGGGGGTGCACTGATATTGAAGAACCAGTGCACTTGTATTGAAGAGCATGTGCATCAAACATGAAAGTAATGAGGCACCGGATATTGAAACGAAAGCGGTGCAACAGGTTCTAAAAAATGGGCGCATCTCTAAAGTGGTGACCTGTTATTATGAAACGGGTGCTCCTGGTATTTGAAAATGGATGCATTTGGTATTTAAGAATAGGTGCACCTAAACACCATTCATGGAGAGTTCCGTGCAGGGAGTTACTCCTAAGTTTTGTTCCTTGTTATCCTCACACTTGCACGCCTTAGTCTTATCCCCAGTCCATGTTGACGTGCTTCATCTGGGAACACCAACAACAGAAAGAAAACTCTTGCCGAAGCATTTCCATCTTTGCCTCCTCTAGCATCCCCAGGTTGTGCTCCCCTCTTCCTTCTTGTTCACTTCAAGAGTCAAAGCTTTCCTACAAACCCTTCTCTGCTTTTCCTCCCTCATATTGGGCTAGTATGGCACGAAATAGAGTTGGTATCGTCGGTACCATCATGGTTTCAGTTATTGCATGTCATCTCTTCATGCCAACAAGTTTTGGTTTCGGTGGGGGGGCAGAACAATAAGTTCGTCCATGCTGATTGAACCGACTCTTCATTTCAACCATGACTGTAAGTCTactacaaatgtaaactttcctGTTTCAGAGATTTGATGTAGCGAAAAATATCATGCAAATACATGATCTTGCTGCCCTCTTTGTAAACATGCTTTTTGTCTTACAAAAGCCATTTAACACATGCCTTTGAAACTGCATCATTAGAAAGGCTATGATAATGAAGCATTTTGAGGACCAGAACCGACTCTGTAATCACTCATTCTGGAAATTAAACTTTCCAGAATGTGATTACTGATGAGAGAGCATAGGTTGTGATATCCCTTTCCAACTGTTAACCAGAATGCGCTTTTTGTCTAGTTTAAGCTTTTGGAATAAATGACCACCCAATCAAATTTAGTATGGCACAGGTAGAGTTCTTATGAAACAATATTTCTCAAATTAAGTTTATTCCTTATCCAGTTCATCCAGCATACGTGAGGGAAAACACATATTTAAATTAGACCTTGTCTTAACAGCTTAAATTTCTTAAGTAAATGCTCACTAAATTAAACTTGATAGCACTCAGCTCATACTTTTGCAGGACATTCTAAAAGATTTCCATTGGCAGGTACAATATGCTCGAATTGGTGGATCATTTCCATAGGCGTGGTCTGTACCGGTCTCTATTCTTAAGGTATCAAGTGGCTTGCCCATTCTGTCATTGTTCTTGTAAAATTTCGTACTCTGGATTCTTCATTGGTGAGAGTGATACATATCCTTTTTAAAATTCTCCGTTTCAGCATAATGGAAGGCGAGCAATCCTTGTGGCAATTTTCTCCTGAGATTTTAGTCCAGGATCCTAGCATTAAACATGTTGTAGCTTTGATGCCTCCAATCATCCTGTTTCATGGAACAAGTGATAAGTCTATACCATCAAATTCCAGGTTGGTTTAAATGAATTACTAGGATAAGAATCTATGCCTTTTATGATGTTACACTTGGGTTGAAATATTGATTAGGAGAAAACCACAGTTGTTATACCAGATCTTGCTTTGATTGTCTTAAGGGTAACAACTTACATTTCTTTCCCTATAGTTTTAGGGGAATGATTAAATTCTTTTGTTAGTTTCCTACATTTTAACACCCTAAATTGATCCTTACCTTCGTTAGGAACCAAATTCACTGAGCACGTGATAACCTGATCGACAATTCATTGTGTCAACGATTAGATTATATGAAAAAAATGCTAGACAATGCATGTTGCTTATCCAAATCTTCACTTAACCAAGATAAAGCATAAAGAAATAACGATGAaggatttatttattaaaaaaaatataaaattgtcTTCGAGTACATATGTAGCAAGTATTAAAAACATTAAGCAGAATATAACCATAGCTATTATATATGATCTTGTTCTGATTTTGTCTAAACTATGGGTTTTAGGGGAATGCTTAAAGAATATTTTTGTTGGCTTCCTACTTTTTTCATGCCCCAAATCAATCTTTGGTCACAAATTGAATTCACTTAGCACATGATCTTTTGCATGAAAATAAGGAACAGGGTAATAATATATCGTAAATCACAtaataataatcataattatatcaCTTCCATAAATATATTCATAGATTTGTTAATGTCACATTATATTTTGTTATTTTAGATTGAGCATGAGATCTGTAGTTTTCTCTTGTACTCGAACACTACAGGGTGGTACACTGAGTTCATGCAAGCATGAGTAACAACTTTTTTGATAGTCCAAAAATGTAGGCTCATGGCAACCAGTCCTGGTGTGCTATTGGCATAATGCTTACGTGCTAACCTGAGGTCCATAGCAATCATCACATGAAGTTCTACcatatgagtgttataaacaaATTCACTCTACACTAGAGTTATTATATTTGTTGTTAATTCAACATCAATAACACTTATGGTTATGTTTCTCATGGTGTGGAAGTTATCTACTCATACGATAAACAAGATAAACATGACACCTAAATAGATGGTCTAACAATGACCAGAAGCATAATTCACACTTAATAGAAACATTCAATATTATCAAGGATACCCACGGGATGCCTAGTTGGCTAAAAGGTGATGGATTTATTACAATGAGGCAAGGGATCAATTCCCGGTGGATGCATGCCCTCGGACAAAACAACTCATCCCACCTAGACCTGACCTTAAGCCGGACGTAAATGAGACCCGACTTGGACCTAGTACCTGTATTCGGGTCAACGGCTGATTACCCGTTGACTCGGTTAACAGACATGAATTGTAACTGGCTCGCTTGGTAGCTGGGCCGGCTACGGTTCAATAGCTGAATTAACTGGAACCACTGGTtattagttgttttttttttttttaatgaaaatttgtTAAAAATATGGTGTTTGCCTGGATTTGAACCCATCTCCTAGTTGAGGACCAAGAATACTTACCAATTAGAGTACAACAAATTAATATTCAAGAGtgatagttaattatttaataattaatcacTAATTTTCTTTCGATACCTAGAAAGATATTTCTTTTAAGTGCGATTTAAAAGTGTAAAGCAATTCTGAATGTTAGATTGATGTTTCTGACCATTAACGGGAAGGGGGAGGATTTTTTTTAACGATTTAGATTATTTGATAGTTTTTTGATCAATAATTACGATTTAGTTCTTATACCCTAAGGGGTATACGTACTCACAACTTAAATAAGTGGAAGTTTTTTTaaccattttaatttttttaatataataatcttgaatcgTGGCAAACCATAGTGAACTGTGCATGAACAGTGAACCGGCGGTTCCCAACCATAAATCGTAACCGTCTTGGacagttaaggttaagggtcaacCCTAAGAACCGTTGAACTGGCAGCGGTTCCGAACCGCCTATCCATCAGTTCAGAACTGGAGTCGGGTGTACTCTCATCGCCTAGCCAATTTGGCAATCAGCTGTAAGCTGacctcatgatttacctcccttcacataacctgGGAACAGACTGTGAGGAGCACTTGGGGTGCGCGTAATCATCTTTTGTTACAAAAGGGTATcataatcaccttttgctatCAAAGGATGCACATTCTGACATCTCAATGCATGCATGAAGAATAAGCAAATAAATTCGGACTTTCATCTCAAATGAAATGGAAGACCTTGGACTCCTCTTTTAATATGCCTTCTCTACTAAGGTAGCTGCTTTTTTGTATAATTATTTCCACCCAAAACAGGCCAACTTTAAAAAGATCTAAAAACACTGAGGAAAGTCTTACAAAACTCCACTGATGCTTCCCAAGTTCCTTGCGAGGATCCTCTCACTTCACCCAAGTTTGTGATACCCAATTCACAACCATTAtcttcttaaatatatttgtataaaatataatttttgggtccaagtataataacaacaacaacaacaacaaccaagccttttcccactaggtggggttggctgtatgaatccttttacgccattgagccctatctcctattatattatcatctatatttaaataaattttatcttgtttgattgttgctaaccaagtcttttttggtcgtcctcttcctcgtttgatatgcatgtttatcatggtttcacatcgcctaactggagcatttattggtcgtctaagtacatgtccgtaccatcttaaacgtgtctctcggagtttgtcctcaatagatgcaactccgactttctctctaatgctctcattccttattttgtccatcttcgtatgtccacacatccaccttaacatcctcatctctgcaactctcatcttatgctcatgtgctcgagttatagcccaacattcagctccatataacatagcaggtctaactgcggctttatagaacttacctttaagtttaagaggtactttacggtcacataaaacacccgacgctcccctccatttcatccatcctgcttgtattctatgtaagacatctctctcaatccctccatcattttgtaaaaatgatcctaaatatttaaatctctcgattccgggcaactcgtcctctcctatcttttTTGGGTCCAAGTATAGGTGCTGAAATTAATACAACCACAATAAACATGAATGAAATTTTATGATGATAAAGGAAAATAAGACCGAGGGACAACACTTTCTTACAATTGATTCTACCATTCAACCTACTATAGTTGATGAGCATAACTGTAGAGAAGAACTGAAACAATCACAAGGAGAATGATCCCACCTATTCAACGCTATCAAACCTCGTAACTCGCAGCCACTAAGCATATCCAGGAGCACTTGTACCAAACCATAAACATTGAAAGGAGGAAATAAAAATGAGactgaatccaaaaaaggaataAGGTGTACAACAAAGCTTTTTTACTGGGAAATCAACAACTCTTAAACTTCATTGTCAGATTGTGATATGAGGTCATTTAATTGTTGTTGCCAAGAATCAAAAGAGGAGTAAGGAGGGAAGGGGATCTCACTAAATGAAGAAAGCAAGGTAATCCATGTTATTTGCCATGTTCGTACCTTTTGGTAAGTGTTATCCCCTATTTCTGGAAATCTTCACTGATAGTTGTTGGAGCCTTATTACCTGCCTTGCTAATAGAGAAGAGAAGGGGGAGAGAAGTTCGGAGGGAGCTCGTGGCTGCAGTAGGGGATAAATTGATATACACACTGAATCAATTTTTTAAAGTGTATAACCGTGTAtttcaattttcatttttttattcttCTACTCAACTACTCTCAATAATTAGAAACATACAGTTGGAATTCGATTTTTGTttttttgctattagaataaaaTAGGGAAGGATATATTGCTTGTCACTATATGacgacaacaacaaccaagtcttatcccattATTTGTGGTCGGTTATATAGTTCCTCCTATGCTATTGGACTCTatcccctattatatcatcatctatatttgaataaattttattctgttttattgttgctaatcaagtcttctttggtcttcctctttcttATTTAATGTATATATTTGTCATATTGCTTGCCACTATGAAGTTCTAAAATTTGATATTGATTTTTACTTAATATGAATCAATCCTTTAAATGTGTAAATGCAGTCATTGTATCTTCTACGAACACATATTCCAAAAGTTATATggtcttgttttatttttgagAGACAGTCAACAATTCCATTTAGATTCCAAAAGTTCTGTTACTGAATATGAATCTTTTTAACCGTTGTATATAGTGAAAAATTTGTCCACACACTTAAAGATGTGGGAGCTAAAGCCAACTTTGTCATGTACGATGGAAAAACTCACACAGATCTGTTTCTTCAGGTAAAACAGCTTGTTGTCTCAATATGTTTGACATGGTAAAACTACAATTTGATGTTTCTTTGATGAAATCTAGTCTTTGTAAGTTTCACTAGGtccatttttataattttgtactTTTCAGCTCTTCTTAGAAAATAGTCTTTAATTGTCGCCTGAATAGTTTTCTGGTTATGCCATGTATTGGAGAATGGATAATGCAAATTAGGAATTTGGTTTTCAGAAGCTATAGAATTCTAAGTGTTTATTTTGGTATGATCTCTGTTTTTGgtgaataagtttttaaagaaaatctcCAAATTGGTAATTATATTATTTAGGAATGTAGTTgaaaagtttattttaatttgatttgttttCGAGTATGGTACATTGTTTCCTCTAACAGCAAAGAAAAAACATTGCCCCGCATCAGATGATTGACAGATCAGGCTCTACATTAAAGGATAAGGGTTTGGGAGGTCCTTTTTATCCATCTTTGAtcgaacaaatatattaattaccCTGGCAAATGACTCCAGAAGCCATGATTTCTACTTGTATGTTCTCATGTATGTGCCTGATGGCTGACTGACCAAAAGGACATTCAATGCTTGTTATAGCTAATTTATTCTGACTACCTAATCCCAGAAAAAAAAAGTTATTCTTACTACACATCGCTTTTTAATGTTAGTCTTGCTTTAGATAATAGCTCCGATGCTTTCTATTTATATTTGTCACTTATAGAGTGATAATTGATTAGGGACAAAGAGTAAGTATTCTTTGAAAGCCATATCTTTGATGGTTAGGAAGAGTTGTCTTGATCATTGACTTTGAATGTGTTAAACTTCTAATATACAACAAATGTGTGTATTGGTTACTAGTTAAGATTTTGTTGCTCTAACACTTTATGAATTGGCTATTAGGATCCTCTTAGAGGTGGTAGGGATGAACTTCTGGAGGATATAATTAAAGCCATTTATGCTGGTGATGAAGTCGAATGTGCCAATCTTGCTCTAACACCATTGCCACGCCGCCTTGTTCCGGAATTCATGTTGAAGCTGGCTCATAAAATAAGTCCCTTCTAGGAATTTGTTTTCCAATTTTATATGGTAATCCCTAAACAACTAGTCACTGTCATTACCTTGAATTctattttgatataaaaaatataatggcaaattaggaaatagtCCATCCTTGATTTTTTTATCGGAAGTCTTCTTTTGCCatttcttcttttttattttcatattttatgGAGTAAGAATGTGGATAAGAAATAAATTGCATTCACCTCATTGTCTTACTGtgattttactatttttttttttaaaaaaagcttcAGAACCTTACTGTATCTGTGATCATCACCAAGTGCTGTGAATAAATTTGCCATTTTTGATGTAAAAGACCGGCAAGTTTTGCTAATTGTATATTCTCAGCATGAACTTCCCAATAATTTAGATTTCAATCTTTGAGAATCTATGCCGATATATGGTTTAGTTATCTCTTCCATTTTGTGGCAAT harbors:
- the LOC122037590 gene encoding probable isoprenylcysteine alpha-carbonyl methylesterase ICMEL1 isoform X2: MNPRSVPCPPKLEEANRSGGRSATPLLRLTSSHASQSPCSDISDWDIGGSQSFLPWFVMQLFLCLVLSKFLVIVGYFYFFSSQVRRSIVYGDRPRNRLDLYLPLNVDSLRPVVVFITGGAWIIGYKAWGSLLGRRLAEKGIIVACLDYRNFPQGTISDMVEDVSEGISFVCKNAECYGCDPNRIYLMGQSAGAHIAACTILNQTIKESGEKESITWSISQIKAYFGISGGYNMLELVDHFHRRGLYRSLFLSIMEGEQSLWQFSPEILVQDPSIKHVVALMPPIILFHGTSDKSIPSNSSEKFVHTLKDVGAKANFVMYDGKTHTDLFLQDPLRGGRDELLEDIIKAIYAGDEVECANLALTPLPRRLVPEFMLKLAHKISPF
- the LOC122037590 gene encoding probable isoprenylcysteine alpha-carbonyl methylesterase ICMEL1 isoform X1 codes for the protein MPSDLELPPRLPSPSPVGEAEERTSSPSASSAASEDARPILLRATPQAGGGGGGSSRRRRNANESSLRPLPSQTRRSQSFGREVSHAAAETYLLTRLAITLLRYLGLGYRWITKFLALVCYATLLMPGFVQVGYFYFFSSQVRRSIVYGDRPRNRLDLYLPLNVDSLRPVVVFITGGAWIIGYKAWGSLLGRRLAEKGIIVACLDYRNFPQGTISDMVEDVSEGISFVCKNAECYGCDPNRIYLMGQSAGAHIAACTILNQTIKESGEKESITWSISQIKAYFGISGGYNMLELVDHFHRRGLYRSLFLSIMEGEQSLWQFSPEILVQDPSIKHVVALMPPIILFHGTSDKSIPSNSSEKFVHTLKDVGAKANFVMYDGKTHTDLFLQDPLRGGRDELLEDIIKAIYAGDEVECANLALTPLPRRLVPEFMLKLAHKISPF